CGGCATTTGACGAGGTGTGCAGGCGGCATGGCGTGGAGCACCATGCGGTAGACCCCGGACAGGTATTTTATGACGACATGAACTATTATCCGGTTATCCGAAGCGCGCTGGAGCAATACCCGGAGACGGACGGGATTTTCGCCAGCTCCGATGTGATTGCGGCGCAGGCGATCCGGGTATGCCACGAAAAGAACATCGAGGTTCCGGGGCAGATGAAGATAGTTGGTTTCGATGATGTGAACATTGCCTCACTTACCTATCCTGCTATCACAACCGTCAGACAGCCGGTAAAGGAAATGGCGGAGGCGGCCGTTTCCGCGGTGGTGCGTTCCGCTGCGGGAGAAATGGTTCCGGCAAGAAGCGTCTTTCCGGTCAGCCTTGTGATAAGGGAGAGCACGTAAAAGCGAGATAAAAACGGTGCGGCTTGTTCTTTTTGAAATTGCCTGCTATAATAGGTGCAGAAAACGAAGAGGGGGGGATACGCGTGACGATTTATGATATTGCGCGGGAGGCAGGGGTATCTGCCAGTACAGTCTCACGGGTTATCAATCATAAGCCGGGAATTCGGGAAGAAACCCGCAGGCGTATTCAGAAGCTGCTGGAAGAGTATGATTATACGCCGGATATTGCCGCCAGAGGGCTTGCGACGCAGGCAACGCGGTTTATCGGTATTTTGATTGAAGATATCCGCGTTTCACACCATACAGAATCGGCATATGTGATTGAACAGGAGATGACACGGCGGGGATATACCTGCATTACTTTCAGCACGGGACCGGACTCCTCCCGCAAGGCGCAGTATATTCAGATTTTGGAGCAGCGGCGTGTGGAAGGCGTCATACTGATTGGCTCCATGTTTGCAAATGACGAAGTGCGCCGGAGCCTGGAACGTTGTCTGGCAGACATTCCGGTTATGCTGGTGAACGGTGAAATGGATTTGCCCAATGTTTACAGTGTTCTGATTGATGAGGAACGCGGGACAGAAGAATGCGTAAAGATGCTGGTCGAAAAAGGCTGCAGACGGCTGGTATATCTGATGGATGTGACGACGCCTTCCAATATAAAAAAACAGAGGGGATTTTGCACGGGACTGCTCCGCTATGGGCTGGAGGCGGGAGAGAATCGCATTTTTACAGCACCGGATGCGGATACCAGTCCGGGCGGCTCTATCAGACGCGGACGCCAGGGAACCTGCCGGCTTCTTGAGTCGGTGCCGGAGGTGGACGGGATTATCTGCGCCACGGATTTACTGGCAATCGGATGTCTGCAGGAGCTGCAGAAGCGTGGGATCGCAGTGCCTGGGCAGGTTTCTCTGATAGGCATCGATAATACGCTCTATGGTCAGCTTTGTACGCCGGCGTTGACTACGCTGGACAACAAGATGGCGCAGGTTAGTTTATCGGCTGCACGTATGCTGCTGGATGTACTGGATGGCAGAACGGTGAATCAGAAGCTGATGCTTTTTACAGAGATTATCAGACGCGAAAGCGCCTGAAGGGAGAATGTGCATAGCGCATTCTTTTTCTTTTCTATAGAATGCAATCGGTTGCAAATAAATGACGTATAAAGATAAGAAATTAGTAGTTTTTCACAAAATAAACAACGAAAATTTGGCTATTATACGGATTGAAATTGGCAAAATATACTGTTAATATAGTACCAGATCGAATCGCAACCGATTGCAAAACAAGGAGGAAAACAATGATATACGGAAACATTCATGCAAAGGAAACAGAAACAGCTTATACGTCTGTTATCCGCAAGGCGCTGGAAATCCTGCGCACTACAGATGTAACAAATATGCATCATGGAAAATATCCGTTGGAGGGGGACAGGCTGATTCTGCAGATCAATGAGGTGACCACCGGTCCGAAGAACACAAAGCGTCCGGAGGTCCACAGAGACTATATTGATGTGCAGTATATGGTTCATGGGCACGAACTGATCGGGTTTTATCCGGACTGCGGGGACGGCGCTGCCCTGGAGGACAATCTGGATTCTAATGACGTGCTGTTTTATCAGGAGCGGGAGGATAATCATGAAATCATGCTGCCTATGACAGACGGATGCTATGCAGTATTTTTTCCGGAAGACGTTCATCGTCCCTGCTGTATGATGAACGGGCCGGAGGAAGTAAAGAAAATTGTATTAAAAATTCGTGTGGACAGCCTGTAAACGGCGTCGGAGAGGGAGGAAAATTTATGCGTGTACCTTATGAAACAATGTTATCAGAATTTGAGCGTGTGCTGAAAAAATATGGATTTACCCCGGACAAGGCGCATGACTCCGCGGAGATTTTTGCTCAGAATTCTCTGGCTGGCGTATTCAGTCATGGACTAAACCGGTTTCCGGTGGTGGTAGATTATCTGCGCAAGGGCGGGATTGATCCGAAGGCAGAAGCAGTCTGCACGGCGAGCTTTGGCGCGATGGAACGCTGGGATGGTCAGCGCGGCTTTGGCCCGCTGAACGCGAAACGGGCGATGGACCGTGCCATTTCCCTGGCGAAGCAGTTTGGCATCGGCATGGTGGCGCTTGGCAATAATAATCACTGGATGCGCGGCGGCACATACGGCTGGCAGGCAGCGGACGCCGGCTGCATCGGTATCTGCTGGTCGAATACCTGCCCGAACATGCCGGCGTGGGGTGCAAAGGATAATCACATCGGCAACAATCCGTTGATCCTGGCGGTGCCGAAATCTGACGGAGAGCATATTATGGTGGACTGCGCGCTCAGCCAGTTCAGCTATGGAAAGCTGGAAACAACCCGTCTGGCAGGGAAAAAGCTTCCGGTGGCAGGCGGTTATGATGAGGAAGGCAGGCTTACCACCGACCCGGCGGCGATTGAACGTACCTGCCGTATGCTTCCGATTGGATACTGGAAGGGCAGCGGCCTTTCGATCCTGCTGGACATGATTGCGACGGTTCTCACAAATGCGAATTCTGTTGCCAGAATCGGCACGTTCGGGGATGAAATTGGTCTGACTCAGATTATGATTGCCATTGATCCATCGAAATTCCAGGATGCGTCTGTGACAGACAGTATCGTGGATGCGATCGCGGCTGATGTGATGAACAGTGAACCGGTGGAGGAAGGCGGAGAGGTACGCTGCCCCGGTATGGGTGAGCACCGCAGTCGCCGGGACAATCTGGAGAACGGCATTCCGGTAGCGGAGGAAAAATGGAACCAGGTCCTGGCAATGTGACGGAAGGGTCTGCAAGACAAAGGAGGAGCCTATCGTGAAGAAAAAACATGTTCTGGTCCTGCAGGCGGTGCTGGGGATGGCTCTGCTGACCGGATGCGGTGTGATAAATGAGGAGGAAGAGAAGACGCAGATTATCCGTGTGGCTTTCAACCAGCCGGAAACACATGCCGAATATATTGCGCTCGCTGATTTTGGCGAAAAGTTTGAGAAGGCTACGGATGGACGATATGAAGTGCAGATTTATCCCAATGCAGTTCTGGGCGACCAGGGACCTGTGACAGAGATGATCCGTACCGGAGCGCTGCAGCTGGCAGTAGTGCCGGTTTCGGTGCCGGAAAGCTACAATGAGGATTTTGCCATCATAGCGGCACCCTATCTTTATGACGATCTGGAACAGATGGAGACGGCTGCCCGCGAAGGCGTATTCGACTCACTGTTTACAACGACGGATAAATTTAACTTTGAAATTGTCAGCCTGTATACTTCGGGCGCACGCCATATCTATACGGATAAGCCTGTTGTCACGCCGGAGGACCTGAAGGGTTATAAAATACGTGTGCAGGATTCGGAGGTCTACATTCAGATGATGAATATGATGGGCGGCGTCGGAATTCCAATGGCGCAGAGCGAGGTCTATGCAGCGGTGCAGCAGCATGTCATCGAAGGCGGTGAAAACTCAGAGGTAGTTTACGACAATTTCAAGCATTATGAGGTCTCGCCTTATTTCAGCTATACGAACCATCTGGTTATGACGGATGTGGTAATTGCTAATCGAGATTTTC
This is a stretch of genomic DNA from Marvinbryantia formatexigens DSM 14469. It encodes these proteins:
- a CDS encoding TRAP transporter substrate-binding protein codes for the protein MKKKHVLVLQAVLGMALLTGCGVINEEEEKTQIIRVAFNQPETHAEYIALADFGEKFEKATDGRYEVQIYPNAVLGDQGPVTEMIRTGALQLAVVPVSVPESYNEDFAIIAAPYLYDDLEQMETAAREGVFDSLFTTTDKFNFEIVSLYTSGARHIYTDKPVVTPEDLKGYKIRVQDSEVYIQMMNMMGGVGIPMAQSEVYAAVQQHVIEGGENSEVVYDNFKHYEVSPYFSYTNHLVMTDVVIANRDFLDKMDPETRRIFDELIKESMEVEFAAWDENIEHAKSTLEKQGVTFVESDTEAFRDRCAPLLESIAGRSDMTREVYDRIMEIKAREENGE
- a CDS encoding LacI family DNA-binding transcriptional regulator; this encodes MTIYDIAREAGVSASTVSRVINHKPGIREETRRRIQKLLEEYDYTPDIAARGLATQATRFIGILIEDIRVSHHTESAYVIEQEMTRRGYTCITFSTGPDSSRKAQYIQILEQRRVEGVILIGSMFANDEVRRSLERCLADIPVMLVNGEMDLPNVYSVLIDEERGTEECVKMLVEKGCRRLVYLMDVTTPSNIKKQRGFCTGLLRYGLEAGENRIFTAPDADTSPGGSIRRGRQGTCRLLESVPEVDGIICATDLLAIGCLQELQKRGIAVPGQVSLIGIDNTLYGQLCTPALTTLDNKMAQVSLSAARMLLDVLDGRTVNQKLMLFTEIIRRESA
- the yiaK gene encoding 3-dehydro-L-gulonate 2-dehydrogenase; its protein translation is MRVPYETMLSEFERVLKKYGFTPDKAHDSAEIFAQNSLAGVFSHGLNRFPVVVDYLRKGGIDPKAEAVCTASFGAMERWDGQRGFGPLNAKRAMDRAISLAKQFGIGMVALGNNNHWMRGGTYGWQAADAGCIGICWSNTCPNMPAWGAKDNHIGNNPLILAVPKSDGEHIMVDCALSQFSYGKLETTRLAGKKLPVAGGYDEEGRLTTDPAAIERTCRMLPIGYWKGSGLSILLDMIATVLTNANSVARIGTFGDEIGLTQIMIAIDPSKFQDASVTDSIVDAIAADVMNSEPVEEGGEVRCPGMGEHRSRRDNLENGIPVAEEKWNQVLAM
- a CDS encoding YhcH/YjgK/YiaL family protein, which gives rise to MIYGNIHAKETETAYTSVIRKALEILRTTDVTNMHHGKYPLEGDRLILQINEVTTGPKNTKRPEVHRDYIDVQYMVHGHELIGFYPDCGDGAALEDNLDSNDVLFYQEREDNHEIMLPMTDGCYAVFFPEDVHRPCCMMNGPEEVKKIVLKIRVDSL